In the candidate division Zixibacteria bacterium HGW-Zixibacteria-1 genome, AAGAATGCCGTCCCTGTCCGCGTTTCCCATGATCCTGTTAATAATGCCGCTACCGGCATAGATATCAGGTTTTTGGTAGAAATTGTATAATACTAATGCGCCGGGCAATCCCGCCCGGCGTATTATACTTAATGAAAATTAAAAATGGTTTTCGGAAATAGTGAATATTACGGGTGGGTGACAATATAATTGGAATAAACAAACTGCCCGATATCGCCGGTAAATAAAATCCGGCCGTCTTTCAATAAAATAGATTTGGCGTACTTTGAATCACCGATAGCGACCGCCGTATCGCTCGGCGTTTTTCTGACATAGAAGTAGTGCCGGCTCCAGTCGGCGATCTCGTAGGACAGGTAGTTATATCCGGTCATCATGGCGGGCCAGCGGGGTCGTGCCGTGCCGCTCATGGAAAAAAGAGTCTCGGGCCTGACACCATAGATATTGTTTCTGACGACATAAAAATCAGGCGACTTGCCGGTGAAATAAAGAAAAGTATCTTCGGATAGGATCGTCGGATCCCATCCTTTCGGGACCAGCGGCGACATGTCGCCGGAATCGGTGACTACGAATATCGAGTCATTCCTGCTGGCGACAAGGATGCTGTCGCGGATATAGGCGATGGACAGGAAGCTGTCGGGGATGGATGACTCCCGGTGCGACATATCGAAGAGACTCTGGTAATTGATGCGCCCGGCGTCGAGATAGGCCAGGTTGTTATTATTGAAGCTGACCGTCGGTGAATGATAGCCGAGGCCGTGAACCAGTTTCTGGCGCTGTAACGAAGCCACGGAAACACGAAAGATACCGCTGTAGTAGCTGTCCGAAGTGTCGGTGGAAATGTAATATATATATGTACCGTCGGATGACAAGGCCGGTTCTGTCTCGATGGTCACGTAGGTTGGATTATCGTCGGGCGATGAACCATAATATTCATCCCCGCAGGCCACGAAGATCGTGAATATTATTAAAAACAGAACGCTATACTTCAAACTCCGTTCCCTTCATCATATCGCGGACCCGCGTAAGAAATTCGATTGTAACCGGCTCGATATAATCCGGGTAGGTCCATGGCAATGCCTTAAACTTTCTCTTTTCATATATTAATGTCGTTTCGGCAAAAATGCCGTCCCTGAGATAAATTCGATGGGCATAATCTTTGGTCGAAGCCAGGGTCAAAGAGGCCAGCGTCAGTATCCCGGGATCGATATTGATTTTGCGAAAAACAAAATCGCCCACTTTTTCACCGAATTTTTCCTCAAGTTTATTCGTCCATAGTTTTATTTCGGCCAATTTGTCGCGCTCGACCATCTTTTCGAAGGCAAAAAATTTCCGTTTCAGGTCATCACCCATCTCTTCGCGGTAATAGGTGGTATGCAGGAAATCAATATCATCGGTCTCGATTTCCACCCGCCCGTATTTTTTTTCGATCTCTCCGGCGGCGGCATCCATGGCGCCGATCGAAGAATAAATGACCGACACGATCAGCCGTCCCGGCAGAGGTTCTTTTATTCGTCCCATTTATAATCTCCTGCTTCTTCTCATTGTATCAAATTTGATCCTGCTCATCAATATGAAAATCATTTTTTCGAACCGCAGACTTGCAGGCAGAGGCCGCATATGTATGTTCCGATATTCTCGGGGCGGGCGAATTCCGAGACTTTTTCATAACAGGTTTTAAGATTGAAATCTTCGTAATTCTCACCGATGGCGCCGACCGGACAGGCCGCGATGCAGGCATAACAATCACCGCAGTCCGACTGACAGGGATTGTCAGGTTCCAGTTCCAGGTCGGTCAAAATTGTCACCAACCGAATCCGGGAGCCGAATTTTTCACTGACCAGCAGATTATTGCGTCCGCGCCAGCCCAGGCCGGCCCTATAAGCGATTTCCCGGTGCGACAGGTGCGCCCGCATTGGTTTCCATTTCAATATCTGTGAGGCCGGGATCGGGATGGCTTTATATCCAAGTGTGATAATCTCTGAAGATACGGCAAAGGCGATATCGTTCAGGACATGGTTAATCTGCCGGTAATGCGATTTGTAGAGGTCATTGGGGCGGTCGATGAGGGTGTCCAGGACCGCCGCCGATACCGGCACGCCGACCGAGATGGCAGTATTCAAGGATTTCGAGATTTCTTTTATTTCGAAATGGAAGGTATCGCGGAGGTCGTCGATACGGCAAACGCCGAACAGCCGCCCGCCCATATTACCGGCCAGATGTTGCAAGTTTGTTTTTATCAAAGAGATATCCATAAGGCTATTATACGAAATTGGATGGGAAAGGTAAATGAAAAGCCAGTATTTTACGGTTGCAAAAAGTTGGATAAGAAGATATATTAAATTTCCTGTAATTTGACGGAGGATATAAAACATGAAATACAAGCCGGTTAAAGCTGCCAGAGGAACCAAGCTTACCTGTAAGGGGTGGGCGCAGGAAGCCGCTTTCAGGATGCTAAACAACAACCTCGATCCCGACGTGGCCGAAAAACCGAAAGAACTAATTATTTACGGCGGTATTGGAAAGGCCGCCCGCAACTGGGATTGTTACGGCGCTATTATAAAATCTCTGAAATCACTTGAAAATGATGAAACGCTTCTGGTTCAATCAGGTAAACCGGTCGGTATTTTCAGAACTCATGAATATGCTCCGCGGGTGTTGATTGCCAACAGCAATCTGGTTCCCAAATGGGCCACCTGGGAAAAATTCCGTCAACTCGACAAGCTGGGCCTGATTATGTTCGGCCAGATGACGGCCGGGAGCTGGATTTATATCGGAACGCAGGGAATCCTCCAGGGCACCTATGAAACTTTCGCCGCGCTTGGTGAGCAGCATTTCGGCGGGGATATGGCCGGACGCTGGATCCTTACCGGCGGCATGGGTGGCATGAGCGGCGCCCAGCCGATGGCCGCAACCATGGCCGGGGCATCGATTCTTTGTATCGAAG is a window encoding:
- a CDS encoding DUF4416 domain-containing protein → MGRIKEPLPGRLIVSVIYSSIGAMDAAAGEIEKKYGRVEIETDDIDFLHTTYYREEMGDDLKRKFFAFEKMVERDKLAEIKLWTNKLEEKFGEKVGDFVFRKINIDPGILTLASLTLASTKDYAHRIYLRDGIFAETTLIYEKRKFKALPWTYPDYIEPVTIEFLTRVRDMMKGTEFEV